A section of the Triticum dicoccoides isolate Atlit2015 ecotype Zavitan chromosome 7A, WEW_v2.0, whole genome shotgun sequence genome encodes:
- the LOC119334039 gene encoding protein trichome birefringence-like 8, which translates to MQAKHAPVSALLVLFVLSVVLTLVPQPQKSFFQARPLPLLIDNDGGGIVAHADPSGGCDYSDGKWVKDATTATLYGEDCPFLDPGFRCERNGRNDSSFRHWRWQPRGSCRLPKFNATDMLERSRNGRIVFAGDSIGRNQWESMLCMLASAVPNGSRIYEQSGKPLSRHKGYLSMIFLDYNLSVEYYRAPMLVMVDRIPPVASNKGASATRGAIRLDALPRHATRWAGADVLVLNTGHWWNEHKTIKSGNYFMVGNRFNMKMDIKEAFRLSLQTVKDWALSNPRLSTRGYLFFRSYSPSHYDNGTWDTGGSCADQRDPLMMTTGESNQEYSWINTMISSTARGTIRQQMDNRVVFLNITHMTALRRDGHPSRHREPGTPPDAPEDCSHWCLPGVPDAWNQVMYGHLVSTGYGMRLVKK; encoded by the exons ATGCAAGCTAAACACGCTCCGGTGTCCGCTTTGCTGGTTCTCTTCGTGCTCTCTGTCGTCCTCACGCTCGTGCCGCAGCCGCAGAAATCATTCTTCCAGGCTCGGCCACTGCCGCTTCTGATCGACAATGATGGCGGAGGCATTGTGGCTCACGCCGACCCATCCGGTGGCTGCGACTACTCTGACGGAAAATGGGTGAAGGACGCCACTACCGCGACGCTCTACGGGGAGGACTGCCCATTCCTTGATCCCGGCTTCCGCTGCGAGCGCAACGGCCGGAACGACTCATCCTTCCGGCACTGGCGCTGGCAACCTCGCGGCAGCTGCCGCCTCCCTAA GTTTAATGCGACGGATATGTTGGAGAGGAGCCGGAACGGCCGAATCGTGTTCGCTGGCGACTCCATCGGCCGTAACCAGTGGGAGTCCATGCTGTGCATGCTCGCCAGCGCCGTGCCGAATGGTTCGAGGATATATGAGCAGTCCGGGAAGCCCCTTAGCCGGCACAAGGGCTACCTCTCCATGATCTTCCTGGACTACAACCTCTCTGTGGAGTACTACCGCGCGCCGATGCTCGTCATGGTCGACCGCATCCCGCCGGTGGCAAGCAACAAAGGTGCAAGCGCCACCAGGGGTGCCATCCGGCTGGACGCGCTGCCACGGCACGCCACGCGCTGGGCCGGTGCTGATGTGCTCGTCCTCAACACGGGTCACTGGTGGAATGAGCACAAGACCATCAAATC AGGAAATTATTTCATGGTGGGAAATCGGTTCAACATGAAAATGGACATCAAGGAAGCGTTCCGGTTATCCCTGCAGACGGTGAAAGACTGGGCGCTAAGCAATCCACGACTCTCCACAAGGGGCTATCTCTTCTTCAGGAGCTATTCTCCATCGCACTACGACAACGGAACGTGGGACACTGGGGGCTCATGTGCAGACCAACGGGATCCTCTTATGATGACCACTGGCGAGAGCAACCAAGAGTATTCGTGGATCAACACGATGATCTCGAGCACAGCACGGGGCACAATTAGACAGCAGATGGACAATAGGGTGGTGTTCTTGAACATAACGCACATGACAGCACTGAGAAGGGACGGTCATCCTTCACGGCACCGAGAGCCCGGGACGCCGCCGGATGCCCCAGAGGATTGCAGCCACTGGTGCCTGCCAGGCGTGCCGGACGCGTGGAACCAGGTGATGTACGGGCACCTCGTGTCTACGGGATATGGCATGAGGTTGGTCAAAAAATAA